TACGAGGCATTTTCATCCTAATCTTTCTTACCATAAGAATGACTTGTTCAGACTTTGATTGCTTTAAGATTTTTCTTTTAATGCTACGATAATAGACCTGCCTGTCTATCCCGAACAAACTACAGGTAAAACCTAAGGTTTGTTTTTGTTCTTCTTTAAATAGGACAATTGTTCGGGTGATGAGTTTTTTCGGATATCGATATTATATTCTTTCTCTGCAATATCAATAAGCATATCAAAAATAATAGCTTTCTTATCCGTAAAATTAACTTGTTGCTCCAGATGAGCTTTCTGTTTTTCAAGAAGCGTAACTTTAGCTTCGAGTTCCATGATTTGCTGTTCAGGTGTTTTAGCCATTTGAGATGGGGTTTGGGTTTCCTAATCAAAGTTACCAAATTTTCTAAGCCAACTAACAACTGTTGAACGTGCTTGCACACCATATTTTTTACAAGCTCCATGTGTAGATAACTCTCCTCGTTCAATCTCATGGACGATTTGCAATTTGAGAGACATACTGTAATCTCGCTGGGTTCGCTTTACATAATTTTTCTCTTTAGACATAATTGAGTTTTTTTTTGTATCGCTATTTCAGGACGGGACAAAAAGCCTAAAAAAAAGATCGCCTAAATTCTTAGGCGATCTTTTTTTATTGATCCGGGTCATTAAAGACTTCCGTTGTAGTAGTTGTGGGTTTTGCGACAGGAGCTTTCGGTTTCACTACTTTCGGTTTTAGAACCGTAGCAGGTGTAGTGCCCGGTATTGCTGTTGTTGGTGTGGC
The Flavobacterium kingsejongi genome window above contains:
- a CDS encoding transposase, which translates into the protein MSKEKNYVKRTQRDYSMSLKLQIVHEIERGELSTHGACKKYGVQARSTVVSWLRKFGNFD